A DNA window from Helianthus annuus cultivar XRQ/B chromosome 15, HanXRQr2.0-SUNRISE, whole genome shotgun sequence contains the following coding sequences:
- the LOC110911473 gene encoding PR5-like receptor kinase isoform X1, which produces MIIILCFMALILSSHSAIPTNISMPICPESFSCPGLVPFKYPFYNVRDTRCGLIKVNCTSKGGEVQFGGRWHEIVWRNFDFDHNPNHIFIHNRTFEDLVKSNSCEALMNTFTFPSPSPLLYSISINPNIALFKCTKILNSANQTDADFDPHYYMSYNRCNDRNFYYKYGDETFPSDLPQTCHVVQLPGKWPSSPGIDETNIFSLLSSNISILFELSPHCIECQKKGRVCNTTENGNDVQCLDVKWVSPSKERTQLEKHNSHKTIKILVIAGSALILILALVIFIILPQFLRVEKRKTGWRKKAKYNVKFEMFLKNHEFLAPKRFSYAQVEKMTNSFKFELGQGGFGTVYKGALGNQNLVAVKILSELKGDGEDFINEVASVGRTSHVNIVSLIGFCLEGRKKALIYEFMPNGSLERFIYNRDSSNSSHLGWEKLHQIAIGIARGLEYLHRGCGTRILHFDIKPHNILLDNDFCPKISDFGLAKLFREKESKISMSRMRGTPGYIAPELFSRNFGQVSHKSDVYSYGMMILEMVGGRKNIEVGVDHTSEIYFPHWIYKKVELHEDQLGLTEIVTDEENRIAKKMIIVGLWCIQTSPFIRPTITRVLEMLEGELESLEIPPKPYLSSPPRSSSSV; this is translated from the exons ATGATTATCATTCTCTGTTTCATGGCCCTTATTCTCTCTTCTCACTCAGCTATACCCACTAACATTTCTATGCCTATCTGCCCAGAAAGTTTCAGTTGCCCTGGTTTGGTCCCGTTCAAGTACCCGTTTTACAATGTCAGAGACACTCGATGTGGGTTGATCAAGGTCAACTGTACATCGAAAGGAGGTGAGGTGCAATTTGGAGGACGGTGGCATGAGATTGTTTGGAGGAATTTTGATTTTGATCATAATCCTAATCATATATTCATCCATAACAGAACATTTGAAGATCTTGTGAAAAGTAATAGCTGTGAGGCACTTATGAATACTTTCACTTTTCCAAGTCCAAGCCCTCTTTTGTATTCCATTTCAATAAATCCCAACATCGCTCTCTTCAAATGCACAAAAATACTGAATTCTGCTAATCAAACAGATGCTGATTTTGACCCACATTATTACATGAGCTACAACAGATGCAATGATCGCAACTTCTACTACAAGTATGGGGATGAAACATTTCCAAGTGACCTCCCACAGACATGTCATGTAGTGCAGCTACCTGGGAAATGGCCGTCTAGTCCAGGAATCGATGAAACCAACATATTTTCTCTTCTCTCTTCAAACATCTCAATTTTATTTGAATTGTCACCTCATTGTATTGAATGTCAGAAAAAAGGCCGCGTGTGTAATACTACTGAAAATGGAAATGATGTTCAGTGTTTAGACGTCAAATGGG TAAGCCCAAGCAAGGAACGAACACAGCTGG aaaaacataacagtcataagacgATTAAGATTCTGG TTATCGCTGGGTCAGCCTTAATTCTCATACTGGCTTTGGTCATCTTCATAATCTTGCCTCAGT TTCTTCGGGTAGAAAAAAGGAAAACTGGATGGAGAAAAAAGGCCAAATACAATGTCAAATTTGAAATGTTTCTAAAGAATCATGAATTCCTAGCTCCAAAAAGGTTCTCTTATGCACAAGTTGAGAAGATGACAAACTCCTTTAAGTTCGAATTAGGCCAAGGTGGTTTCGGCACTGTGTATAAAGGAGCGCTAGGAAACCAAAACCTAGTAGCGGTGAAGATTTTAAGTGAACTTAAAGGTGATGGGGAAGATTTCATTAATGAAGTGGCTAGTGTTGGCAGGACTTCCCATGTTAATATTGTAAGTCTTATTGGATTTTGTTTGGAGGGTCGTAAAAAAGCTTTAATCTATGAATTCATGCCTAATGGTTCCTTAGAGAGGTTCATATACAATCGTGATTCATCGAATAGTAGCCATCTTGGGTGGGAAAAGTTGCACCAGATTGCCATTGGGATTGCTCGAGGTCTAGAATACTTGCATAGGGGTTGTGGCACAAGGAtattacattttgacataaagcCACATAATATTCTATTGGATAATGATTTTTGTCCTAAGATATCCGACTTTGGGCTAGCTAAGTTGTTCCGAGAGAAAGAAAGCAAGATATCCATGTCCCGTATGAGAGGAACACCTGGTTATATTGCTCCCGAACTTTTTTCTAGGAACTTTGGACAGGTTTCCCACAAATCAGATGTTTATAGTTATGGAATGATGATTCTAGAAATGGTTGGAGGGAGAAAAAATATTGAGGTTGGAGTTGATCATACAAGTGAGATATACTTTCCTCACTGGATATATAAGAAGGTTGAATTGCATGAAGACCAACTTGGACTGACCGAGATTGTTACTGATGAAGAAAATAGGATTGCAAAGAAGATGATTATTGTGGGCTTGTGGTGCATACAAACTAGCCCCTTTATCCGACCAACAATCACTAGGGTCTTGGAAATGTTAGAAGGGGAGTTAGAATCATTGGAAATCCCTCCCAAACCTTATCTATCTTCTCCACCAAGATCCTCATCTTCAGTGTAG
- the LOC110911473 gene encoding PR5-like receptor kinase isoform X3 has product MGLVNGEKNAKVSPSKERTQLEKHNSHKTIKILVIAGSALILILALVIFIILPQFLRVEKRKTGWRKKAKYNVKFEMFLKNHEFLAPKRFSYAQVEKMTNSFKFELGQGGFGTVYKGALGNQNLVAVKILSELKGDGEDFINEVASVGRTSHVNIVSLIGFCLEGRKKALIYEFMPNGSLERFIYNRDSSNSSHLGWEKLHQIAIGIARGLEYLHRGCGTRILHFDIKPHNILLDNDFCPKISDFGLAKLFREKESKISMSRMRGTPGYIAPELFSRNFGQVSHKSDVYSYGMMILEMVGGRKNIEVGVDHTSEIYFPHWIYKKVELHEDQLGLTEIVTDEENRIAKKMIIVGLWCIQTSPFIRPTITRVLEMLEGELESLEIPPKPYLSSPPRSSSSV; this is encoded by the exons ATGGGGTTGGTCAATGGGGAGAAAAATGCAAAAG TAAGCCCAAGCAAGGAACGAACACAGCTGG aaaaacataacagtcataagacgATTAAGATTCTGG TTATCGCTGGGTCAGCCTTAATTCTCATACTGGCTTTGGTCATCTTCATAATCTTGCCTCAGT TTCTTCGGGTAGAAAAAAGGAAAACTGGATGGAGAAAAAAGGCCAAATACAATGTCAAATTTGAAATGTTTCTAAAGAATCATGAATTCCTAGCTCCAAAAAGGTTCTCTTATGCACAAGTTGAGAAGATGACAAACTCCTTTAAGTTCGAATTAGGCCAAGGTGGTTTCGGCACTGTGTATAAAGGAGCGCTAGGAAACCAAAACCTAGTAGCGGTGAAGATTTTAAGTGAACTTAAAGGTGATGGGGAAGATTTCATTAATGAAGTGGCTAGTGTTGGCAGGACTTCCCATGTTAATATTGTAAGTCTTATTGGATTTTGTTTGGAGGGTCGTAAAAAAGCTTTAATCTATGAATTCATGCCTAATGGTTCCTTAGAGAGGTTCATATACAATCGTGATTCATCGAATAGTAGCCATCTTGGGTGGGAAAAGTTGCACCAGATTGCCATTGGGATTGCTCGAGGTCTAGAATACTTGCATAGGGGTTGTGGCACAAGGAtattacattttgacataaagcCACATAATATTCTATTGGATAATGATTTTTGTCCTAAGATATCCGACTTTGGGCTAGCTAAGTTGTTCCGAGAGAAAGAAAGCAAGATATCCATGTCCCGTATGAGAGGAACACCTGGTTATATTGCTCCCGAACTTTTTTCTAGGAACTTTGGACAGGTTTCCCACAAATCAGATGTTTATAGTTATGGAATGATGATTCTAGAAATGGTTGGAGGGAGAAAAAATATTGAGGTTGGAGTTGATCATACAAGTGAGATATACTTTCCTCACTGGATATATAAGAAGGTTGAATTGCATGAAGACCAACTTGGACTGACCGAGATTGTTACTGATGAAGAAAATAGGATTGCAAAGAAGATGATTATTGTGGGCTTGTGGTGCATACAAACTAGCCCCTTTATCCGACCAACAATCACTAGGGTCTTGGAAATGTTAGAAGGGGAGTTAGAATCATTGGAAATCCCTCCCAAACCTTATCTATCTTCTCCACCAAGATCCTCATCTTCAGTGTAG
- the LOC110911473 gene encoding PR5-like receptor kinase isoform X2, protein MGLVNGEKNAKESFSCPGLVPFKYPFYNVRDTRCGLIKVNCTSKGGEVQFGGRWHEIVWRNFDFDHNPNHIFIHNRTFEDLVKSNSCEALMNTFTFPSPSPLLYSISINPNIALFKCTKILNSANQTDADFDPHYYMSYNRCNDRNFYYKYGDETFPSDLPQTCHVVQLPGKWPSSPGIDETNIFSLLSSNISILFELSPHCIECQKKGRVCNTTENGNDVQCLDVKWVSPSKERTQLEKHNSHKTIKILVIAGSALILILALVIFIILPQFLRVEKRKTGWRKKAKYNVKFEMFLKNHEFLAPKRFSYAQVEKMTNSFKFELGQGGFGTVYKGALGNQNLVAVKILSELKGDGEDFINEVASVGRTSHVNIVSLIGFCLEGRKKALIYEFMPNGSLERFIYNRDSSNSSHLGWEKLHQIAIGIARGLEYLHRGCGTRILHFDIKPHNILLDNDFCPKISDFGLAKLFREKESKISMSRMRGTPGYIAPELFSRNFGQVSHKSDVYSYGMMILEMVGGRKNIEVGVDHTSEIYFPHWIYKKVELHEDQLGLTEIVTDEENRIAKKMIIVGLWCIQTSPFIRPTITRVLEMLEGELESLEIPPKPYLSSPPRSSSSV, encoded by the exons ATGGGGTTGGTCAATGGGGAGAAAAATGCAAAAG AAAGTTTCAGTTGCCCTGGTTTGGTCCCGTTCAAGTACCCGTTTTACAATGTCAGAGACACTCGATGTGGGTTGATCAAGGTCAACTGTACATCGAAAGGAGGTGAGGTGCAATTTGGAGGACGGTGGCATGAGATTGTTTGGAGGAATTTTGATTTTGATCATAATCCTAATCATATATTCATCCATAACAGAACATTTGAAGATCTTGTGAAAAGTAATAGCTGTGAGGCACTTATGAATACTTTCACTTTTCCAAGTCCAAGCCCTCTTTTGTATTCCATTTCAATAAATCCCAACATCGCTCTCTTCAAATGCACAAAAATACTGAATTCTGCTAATCAAACAGATGCTGATTTTGACCCACATTATTACATGAGCTACAACAGATGCAATGATCGCAACTTCTACTACAAGTATGGGGATGAAACATTTCCAAGTGACCTCCCACAGACATGTCATGTAGTGCAGCTACCTGGGAAATGGCCGTCTAGTCCAGGAATCGATGAAACCAACATATTTTCTCTTCTCTCTTCAAACATCTCAATTTTATTTGAATTGTCACCTCATTGTATTGAATGTCAGAAAAAAGGCCGCGTGTGTAATACTACTGAAAATGGAAATGATGTTCAGTGTTTAGACGTCAAATGGG TAAGCCCAAGCAAGGAACGAACACAGCTGG aaaaacataacagtcataagacgATTAAGATTCTGG TTATCGCTGGGTCAGCCTTAATTCTCATACTGGCTTTGGTCATCTTCATAATCTTGCCTCAGT TTCTTCGGGTAGAAAAAAGGAAAACTGGATGGAGAAAAAAGGCCAAATACAATGTCAAATTTGAAATGTTTCTAAAGAATCATGAATTCCTAGCTCCAAAAAGGTTCTCTTATGCACAAGTTGAGAAGATGACAAACTCCTTTAAGTTCGAATTAGGCCAAGGTGGTTTCGGCACTGTGTATAAAGGAGCGCTAGGAAACCAAAACCTAGTAGCGGTGAAGATTTTAAGTGAACTTAAAGGTGATGGGGAAGATTTCATTAATGAAGTGGCTAGTGTTGGCAGGACTTCCCATGTTAATATTGTAAGTCTTATTGGATTTTGTTTGGAGGGTCGTAAAAAAGCTTTAATCTATGAATTCATGCCTAATGGTTCCTTAGAGAGGTTCATATACAATCGTGATTCATCGAATAGTAGCCATCTTGGGTGGGAAAAGTTGCACCAGATTGCCATTGGGATTGCTCGAGGTCTAGAATACTTGCATAGGGGTTGTGGCACAAGGAtattacattttgacataaagcCACATAATATTCTATTGGATAATGATTTTTGTCCTAAGATATCCGACTTTGGGCTAGCTAAGTTGTTCCGAGAGAAAGAAAGCAAGATATCCATGTCCCGTATGAGAGGAACACCTGGTTATATTGCTCCCGAACTTTTTTCTAGGAACTTTGGACAGGTTTCCCACAAATCAGATGTTTATAGTTATGGAATGATGATTCTAGAAATGGTTGGAGGGAGAAAAAATATTGAGGTTGGAGTTGATCATACAAGTGAGATATACTTTCCTCACTGGATATATAAGAAGGTTGAATTGCATGAAGACCAACTTGGACTGACCGAGATTGTTACTGATGAAGAAAATAGGATTGCAAAGAAGATGATTATTGTGGGCTTGTGGTGCATACAAACTAGCCCCTTTATCCGACCAACAATCACTAGGGTCTTGGAAATGTTAGAAGGGGAGTTAGAATCATTGGAAATCCCTCCCAAACCTTATCTATCTTCTCCACCAAGATCCTCATCTTCAGTGTAG